CCAAGGGCGAGGGGCCGCTCTGGATAGATAAATCCGAAGACGTCATCGTGGAAAATACCGGCGAGTGCTTCCCGGGACTGATTGTCACCGGCATGGCGGTGGGCGCCGTTTACGGGCTGCCGCGCATGGGGCCGACCTTCGGCTCCATGTTCCTTTCCGGAGAAGCGGCCGCCAGGATAGTCCTGGAGAAACTGGGTTGAAAATAGTGGCAGCCATGAGCGGCGGCGTGGACTCCGCGGTGGCGGCCGCGCTACTTAAGCGGGAAGGCCACGAGGTAATCGGGGCGACCTTACAGCTTTACGCGCCGCCGGAGACCGCGCCAAGCGCCGCGGACGATGCCCGCCGGACGGCGGACAAGCTGGGCATCCCGCATTATGTCTTCGACCTGCGGGAGGAATTCAGCCGGGAAATCATCGCCGATTTCTGCGCGGAGTACCGGCGCGGCCGCACGCCCAATCCCTGCGTGCGCTGCAACCGGCTATTTAAGTTCGGGAGGCTGGGGGAAAAGGCGCGGGAGCTCGGGGCGGACTTTTTAGCCACCGGCCATTACGCCCGCATAGAAACGGACAAAATTACCGGCCAACGCATTTTAAAGAAGGGGCTGGACCCGCGGAAAGACCAGTCCTATTTTCTCTACCGGCTCACCCAGGAACAGCTCGGCTTCACCCTCTTTCCCCTGGGCGGGCTGACCAAGCAGGAGGTAAAGCAAATAGCTATAGATTTGGACCTGCCCGCCGCCGCCCGGCCGGAGAGCCAGGAAATTTGCTTTATCCCCGGCGACGATTACGCCGCTTTCCTGGATAATTACGACCCCTCCCCGGCCAGGCCGGGGCCGATTATAGACAGCGGGGAAAAGGTGGTGGGGCGGCACCGCGGCCTGCGCTATTTCACGGTGGGGCAGCGCAAAGGGCTGGGCATCGCCGCGGCGGAGCCGCTTTACGTCACGGCCATCGCGCCGGAGAGGAACGCGGTAATCGTGGGGGAAAAGGCGCAGACGTATGCCGACGCTTTAACGGCGGACAACCTCAACTGGATAAGCGGCGACCCGCCCGCTTTCCCCCTAGAGATTAAAGCGCGGGTGCGCTACCGCCACCCGGAGGCGGAAGCGGTGGTTACGCCGCGGGGGAATGACAGTGTTTATGTAAAGTTTTCCGCGCCGCAGATGGCGGTCGCCCCGGGGCAGTCGGTGGTGTTTTACGACGGCGACCGGGTCAACGGCGGGGGCACGATAAGCCGGCAAGGAAGGTAAATATGGCATCAGTATTAGCCGTTTGCACCAGCGCCAAAAAAGGCGAGAAAAAGACCCCGGTGGAGGCAATAGAAATCAAAAAGGGGTTCGGGGTAGTGGGGGACGCCCACGCGGACGATACCA
This sequence is a window from Dehalococcoidales bacterium. Protein-coding genes within it:
- the mnmA gene encoding tRNA 2-thiouridine(34) synthase MnmA; the protein is MAAMSGGVDSAVAAALLKREGHEVIGATLQLYAPPETAPSAADDARRTADKLGIPHYVFDLREEFSREIIADFCAEYRRGRTPNPCVRCNRLFKFGRLGEKARELGADFLATGHYARIETDKITGQRILKKGLDPRKDQSYFLYRLTQEQLGFTLFPLGGLTKQEVKQIAIDLDLPAAARPESQEICFIPGDDYAAFLDNYDPSPARPGPIIDSGEKVVGRHRGLRYFTVGQRKGLGIAAAEPLYVTAIAPERNAVIVGEKAQTYADALTADNLNWISGDPPAFPLEIKARVRYRHPEAEAVVTPRGNDSVYVKFSAPQMAVAPGQSVVFYDGDRVNGGGTISRQGR